Proteins co-encoded in one Halorussus vallis genomic window:
- a CDS encoding DUF7827 domain-containing protein produces MTNDKLRSVSLAALVVLSVFAGSIAFAGSAAAANLDDGERYWQGQTVTADSLTTEGGDTIGSGVKLEVMNVVNDGSNTLAKEVFTGDNGGLTLETTNLEGNYVLQRASDDAKIASFSVASQDLSASFDPATVDNKFSTTSDLKLDSKRAGYDITVSADGLSQSELSNIFGKDDQDPNTDGYQLTGITSDTISTDFEKVNAGNYTVELEVVDTGATAEATINVTKGGDATASFEDSDVVAQERGDVANFTVDLDNSNQGTVTIGSSEVNWVTNFTVHDDNDDGNVTIDFNTYQTGSSTWSEDPESLSAKQKVQKFITVEEGDSISLSSVDDDSNSNNANNDQGVHYGSNLVAGTTNNPIADGDYELTVGVGGEETDVNQLVLSKGSVDGAQSWTYPETATNIDGLNTLLDNVAQDNSVAMDDLAVVQIDASGLYGHLGASNANGMLDQAAGNSQDYYSLNFTQTNAGANADGNSFDGSSDDVETYFDAQNNTFFAVVNTAGSNAGIQAGDEYNATFTLHKGSPVTKKAQSATTEFSVEQRTLEFTGLNESDVLELGAGNATVKGDTSMAAGSEFSVKVKSDSFVRTSTATVNENGTFTADFDFSNVNVGTNVEVSASNGDASDTVEGVIVESTGGSQETTTATTNGTSTITTTTTTTTSVGGTETTTTTTETTTTDTTTTNGGSSGIPGFGVSVSLVALVAGALLALRRSN; encoded by the coding sequence ATGACAAACGATAAACTTCGCAGCGTCTCCCTCGCTGCACTCGTCGTCCTCTCGGTGTTCGCAGGCAGCATCGCCTTCGCTGGCTCGGCTGCCGCCGCGAACCTCGACGACGGCGAGCGCTACTGGCAGGGACAGACTGTGACGGCAGACTCGCTGACCACGGAAGGTGGCGACACAATCGGAAGCGGCGTCAAGCTTGAAGTGATGAACGTCGTTAACGACGGTTCCAACACCCTCGCGAAAGAGGTTTTCACTGGCGACAACGGTGGCCTCACGCTCGAAACCACGAACCTCGAGGGTAACTACGTCCTTCAGCGCGCCTCGGACGATGCGAAGATCGCTTCGTTCTCGGTTGCGTCCCAGGACCTGAGCGCGTCGTTCGACCCCGCTACGGTCGACAACAAGTTCAGCACGACCTCGGACCTCAAGCTGGACTCGAAGCGCGCAGGCTACGACATTACCGTCTCGGCTGACGGCCTCAGCCAGAGCGAACTCAGCAACATCTTCGGCAAGGACGACCAGGACCCGAACACTGACGGCTATCAGCTTACGGGCATCACGTCCGACACGATCTCGACCGACTTCGAGAAGGTCAACGCCGGTAACTACACGGTCGAACTCGAAGTCGTCGACACTGGCGCCACCGCCGAAGCCACCATCAACGTCACCAAGGGCGGCGACGCGACCGCGTCCTTCGAGGACAGCGATGTTGTCGCCCAGGAACGCGGTGACGTCGCGAACTTCACGGTCGACCTCGACAACAGCAACCAGGGCACCGTGACCATCGGTAGCTCGGAAGTCAACTGGGTCACGAACTTCACGGTTCACGACGACAACGACGACGGCAACGTCACGATTGACTTCAACACCTACCAGACTGGCAGCAGCACCTGGAGTGAGGACCCTGAGTCGCTGAGCGCGAAGCAGAAGGTCCAGAAGTTCATCACCGTCGAAGAGGGCGACAGCATCTCCCTCTCGTCGGTCGATGACGACAGCAACAGTAACAACGCCAACAACGACCAGGGCGTCCACTACGGTAGCAACCTGGTCGCGGGCACCACGAACAACCCGATCGCTGACGGCGACTACGAACTGACCGTCGGCGTCGGCGGTGAGGAGACTGACGTCAACCAGCTCGTGCTCAGCAAGGGCTCGGTCGACGGTGCTCAGTCCTGGACGTACCCCGAAACCGCCACCAACATCGACGGCCTCAACACCCTCCTGGACAACGTTGCCCAGGACAACTCGGTTGCGATGGACGACCTCGCGGTCGTTCAGATCGACGCGTCCGGCCTCTACGGCCACCTCGGCGCGAGCAACGCGAACGGCATGCTCGACCAGGCCGCTGGCAACAGCCAGGACTACTACTCGCTGAACTTCACCCAGACGAACGCCGGTGCGAACGCCGACGGTAACTCGTTCGACGGTAGCAGCGACGACGTCGAGACGTACTTCGACGCGCAGAACAACACGTTCTTCGCTGTCGTCAACACCGCCGGTAGCAACGCTGGCATCCAGGCTGGCGACGAGTACAACGCGACGTTCACGCTCCACAAGGGTAGCCCGGTCACGAAGAAGGCTCAGTCGGCTACCACTGAGTTCAGCGTCGAACAGCGCACCCTCGAATTCACGGGTCTGAACGAGAGCGACGTGCTCGAACTCGGTGCTGGCAACGCCACCGTCAAGGGCGACACCAGCATGGCCGCAGGCAGCGAGTTCTCCGTGAAGGTCAAGTCCGACAGCTTCGTCCGAACCTCGACCGCCACGGTCAACGAGAACGGCACGTTCACGGCTGACTTCGACTTCAGTAACGTCAACGTCGGCACGAACGTCGAGGTTTCCGCGTCGAACGGCGACGCCAGCGACACGGTCGAAGGCGTCATCGTCGAGTCCACTGGCGGCAGCCAGGAGACGACGACGGCCACGACCAACGGCACCTCGACCATCACGACCACCACCACCACCACGACGTCGGTTGGTGGCACGGAAACCACGACCACGACGACCGAGACCACGACGACGGACACGACCACCACGAACGGTGGCAGCAGTGGCATCCCCGGCTTCGGTGTCAGCGTCTCGCTGGTCGCGCTCGTGGCTGGTGCGCTCCTCGCGCTCCGCCGCAGCAACTAG
- the artA gene encoding archaeosortase A: MTSALTDGLAWLTVGVFAGSLVLDWYDRDLARYLAAGAWGVFGVFWLALFPHFAFEQKSLIEGVLSLAAFPASLYAAYLLVQGRETLFVLSRAVALMGLIYLPFTMIPTAKELLIETVAAQGHLVFQMTGQDIALVEREGGILGTYSYMHPQKGEFTTNVLLACTGLGSMAIFGGLIGAVRAPLGRKLRALAVAIPIIWVLNLGRVVFITMAFSYQWFQVFVDPISGLVGYQNPNMVSYFISDRVLAQSLSVVALVGIAWAVARVLPELLTVAEDVMFIATGDEYDLHGAVGTDRPIRADGEGETR, encoded by the coding sequence GTGACCAGTGCCCTGACAGACGGACTCGCGTGGCTCACCGTCGGCGTCTTCGCCGGGAGCCTCGTCCTCGACTGGTACGACCGCGATTTGGCCCGCTACCTCGCGGCGGGCGCGTGGGGTGTCTTCGGCGTCTTCTGGCTGGCGCTGTTCCCACACTTCGCGTTCGAACAGAAGAGCCTCATCGAGGGCGTGCTCAGCCTCGCGGCGTTCCCCGCCAGCCTGTACGCCGCCTACCTCCTCGTGCAGGGACGGGAAACCCTGTTCGTCCTCTCGCGGGCGGTGGCGCTGATGGGACTCATCTACCTGCCGTTCACCATGATTCCGACCGCGAAGGAACTCCTCATCGAAACCGTCGCCGCGCAGGGGCACCTCGTGTTCCAGATGACCGGTCAGGACATCGCCCTGGTCGAGCGCGAGGGCGGTATCTTGGGGACGTACTCCTACATGCACCCCCAGAAAGGGGAGTTCACCACGAACGTCCTGCTCGCCTGCACCGGCCTCGGGAGTATGGCCATCTTCGGCGGCCTCATCGGCGCGGTCCGCGCGCCGCTCGGCCGCAAACTCCGGGCGCTCGCGGTCGCCATCCCGATCATCTGGGTGCTCAATCTCGGACGCGTCGTGTTCATCACGATGGCGTTCAGCTACCAGTGGTTCCAGGTGTTCGTCGACCCCATCTCGGGGCTGGTCGGCTACCAGAACCCCAACATGGTGTCGTACTTCATCTCCGACCGCGTGCTCGCCCAGAGCCTCTCGGTGGTCGCGCTGGTCGGCATCGCGTGGGCGGTCGCCCGCGTGCTCCCCGAACTCCTGACCGTCGCCGAGGACGTGATGTTCATCGCGACCGGCGACGAGTATGACCTCCACGGCGCGGTGGGGACCGACCGGCCGATTCGCGCCGACGGCGAGGGCGAGACGCGATAA
- the dph5 gene encoding diphthine synthase: MLTFVGLGLYDERSITVEGRDALRDADRAFAEFYTSKLLGASVADLEAYHEIEIEVRDRAGVEQDPEDILRAAEDGDAVFLTAGDTMISTTHVDLRLRAEERGIDTRVIHAPTAESAASGLTGLQNYRFGKATTLPFDYAHGADGVPASVTNAIDENRERGLHTLVYLDIKVQNDEYMTADHAAELLSDDYGDALAVVVARAGSPDPLVAADRVSALADRDFGDLLHLLVVPGDLHHIEADALAELADAPRELLEVE; the protein is encoded by the coding sequence ATGCTCACATTCGTCGGCCTCGGCCTCTACGACGAGCGGTCCATCACCGTCGAGGGCCGGGACGCCCTGCGCGACGCCGACCGCGCGTTCGCGGAGTTCTACACCAGCAAACTGCTCGGCGCGAGCGTCGCGGACCTCGAAGCCTACCACGAAATCGAGATCGAAGTGCGGGACCGCGCGGGCGTCGAACAGGACCCCGAGGACATTCTGCGGGCCGCCGAGGACGGCGACGCCGTCTTCCTCACGGCCGGCGATACGATGATTTCGACCACCCACGTCGACCTGCGTCTGCGCGCCGAGGAGCGCGGCATCGACACCCGTGTGATTCACGCGCCGACCGCCGAATCCGCGGCCAGCGGACTCACCGGCCTCCAGAACTACCGGTTCGGCAAGGCGACGACGCTCCCGTTCGACTACGCCCACGGCGCCGACGGCGTGCCTGCCAGCGTCACGAACGCGATAGACGAGAACCGCGAGCGCGGCCTCCACACGCTCGTCTACCTCGACATCAAGGTCCAGAACGACGAGTACATGACCGCCGATCACGCGGCGGAACTGCTCAGCGACGATTACGGCGACGCACTCGCCGTCGTCGTCGCGCGGGCGGGAAGTCCCGACCCGCTCGTGGCGGCCGACCGCGTGTCGGCGCTCGCCGACCGCGACTTCGGCGACCTGCTCCACCTGCTGGTGGTGCCCGGCGACCTCCATCACATCGAGGCCGACGCGCTCGCCGAACTGGCGGACGCGCCCCGAGAACTGCTCGAAGTAGAATAG
- a CDS encoding cation:proton antiporter, with protein MATYELVQILVGIAILGAAVLPRVLSDKPMSFPMIYVAAGVVLFSLPLGVEIPDPVKHSDLAERFTEFVVIIALMGAGLKLDRPFDLLSWTPTWRLLGVTMTLTIALTALAGWGVLGVLPPTAILLGAVVAPTDPVLASDVQASPPTEAIDEEVDPTDQEGEIRFALTSEAGLNDGLAFPFTYLAIAAAAASGSSLAWLGEWFLVHVVYEIVVGVAVGYAGGQLLARFIFNAPATTGLGRVMAGTEALAATLITYGVAELAHGYGFLAVFVAALVLRHYEWSHDYYIQLHDYAVMVERIVMAGVLVLFGGTLVGGLLAPLTLVDAALGLVLVLVVRPLAGLVGLLGTSIPWVERVIISSFGIRGVGSFYYLAYGLNEASSGEWELLIAADKLWALVGFVVLTSIVVHGVAGNPVMSSLDRIRGFGDAPGESPETS; from the coding sequence GTGGCGACCTACGAACTCGTCCAGATACTCGTCGGTATCGCCATCCTTGGAGCGGCCGTGCTCCCCCGAGTCCTCTCGGACAAGCCGATGTCGTTTCCGATGATATACGTCGCCGCGGGGGTCGTCCTCTTCTCGCTCCCGTTGGGCGTCGAGATACCGGACCCGGTGAAGCACTCGGACCTCGCCGAACGGTTCACGGAGTTCGTCGTCATCATCGCACTGATGGGCGCGGGTTTGAAACTCGACCGCCCGTTCGACCTGCTCTCGTGGACGCCGACGTGGCGACTACTCGGCGTCACGATGACGCTGACCATCGCACTCACCGCGCTGGCCGGGTGGGGCGTCCTCGGCGTGCTCCCGCCGACCGCGATTCTCCTCGGAGCGGTCGTCGCTCCGACCGACCCCGTGCTCGCCTCGGACGTCCAGGCGTCGCCGCCAACCGAGGCCATCGACGAGGAGGTCGACCCGACGGACCAGGAGGGCGAGATCCGGTTCGCGCTCACCTCCGAGGCGGGCCTGAACGACGGGCTGGCGTTTCCGTTCACGTACCTCGCCATCGCCGCGGCCGCGGCGAGCGGGTCCTCGCTCGCGTGGCTCGGCGAGTGGTTCCTCGTCCACGTCGTCTACGAGATCGTCGTCGGCGTCGCGGTCGGGTACGCGGGCGGACAACTGCTCGCCCGGTTCATCTTCAACGCTCCGGCCACCACCGGCCTCGGCCGAGTCATGGCGGGCACCGAGGCGCTGGCGGCCACGCTCATCACGTACGGCGTGGCCGAACTCGCCCACGGGTACGGCTTCCTCGCAGTGTTCGTGGCCGCGCTCGTCCTCCGTCACTACGAGTGGAGCCACGACTACTACATCCAACTCCACGACTACGCCGTCATGGTCGAGCGAATCGTGATGGCGGGGGTGCTGGTGCTGTTCGGCGGGACGCTCGTCGGGGGCTTGCTCGCCCCGCTGACGCTCGTCGACGCCGCGCTCGGCCTCGTGCTCGTCCTCGTCGTCCGACCGCTGGCCGGACTCGTCGGCCTGCTCGGCACCTCGATACCGTGGGTCGAACGGGTGATCATCTCGTCGTTCGGCATCCGCGGCGTCGGGTCGTTCTACTACCTCGCCTACGGTCTCAACGAGGCGTCGTCCGGCGAGTGGGAGCTCCTGATCGCCGCCGACAAGCTCTGGGCGCTGGTCGGCTTCGTCGTGCTCACGTCGATAGTCGTCCACGGCGTCGCCGGCAATCCGGTGATGAGCTCGCTGGACAGAATCCGCGGATTCGGCGACGCCCCGGGCGAGTCGCCCGAAACGTCGTAG
- a CDS encoding DUF6498-containing protein: protein MVVERRGSSPFAVGALVVANFVPLVGVLWWGWSVFEVLVLYWVESGVVGAYNVPKILLAAGDDFGVDGEVDDFGVAPGADGRTGGAGEAGEATDGRRTSPSVAWQAGDLPSWLTEAGGRADNLGVAAFFVLHYGIFWVVHGVFVFALPLFAWGFGLGAGTTVTPGGPFAPVGAFGWGFRPPGLAFGVDFGGA, encoded by the coding sequence ATGGTCGTCGAACGTCGAGGGTCCTCCCCGTTCGCCGTCGGCGCGCTGGTGGTCGCCAACTTCGTGCCGCTCGTCGGCGTCCTGTGGTGGGGGTGGAGCGTCTTCGAGGTGCTGGTACTCTACTGGGTCGAGAGCGGCGTCGTCGGCGCGTACAACGTCCCGAAGATACTGCTGGCCGCGGGAGACGACTTCGGAGTAGACGGGGAAGTCGACGACTTCGGTGTCGCGCCGGGTGCCGATGGACGTACGGGCGGGGCGGGCGAAGCGGGCGAGGCGACCGACGGGCGACGGACGTCGCCGTCGGTCGCCTGGCAGGCCGGGGACCTCCCGTCGTGGCTCACCGAGGCGGGCGGCCGGGCGGACAACCTCGGCGTCGCGGCGTTCTTCGTCCTCCACTACGGCATCTTCTGGGTGGTCCACGGCGTCTTCGTCTTCGCACTCCCGCTATTCGCGTGGGGGTTCGGCCTCGGCGCGGGGACGACGGTCACCCCGGGCGGTCCGTTCGCACCCGTCGGGGCGTTCGGGTGGGGGTTCCGGCCGCCGGGCCTCGCGTTCGGGGTCGACTTCGGTGGGGCGTGA
- a CDS encoding class I SAM-dependent methyltransferase, translating to MEVPCVRVERERGEEIRRRLADADLVSDEYEIEVEDGWLYIPVEDAGAVPDDLSLVDREADERATRDTPADLLGFEPTYERLGDVVIVDEDDPDRAREIADAVMASDLPVRTVVNRASKVKGELRVRDWEVLAGDGTDVVHREYGNEFALDLAEVYFSPRLATERHRVAEQVESGERAFDMFAGVGPFAIPFAERGAEVVGVDLNERAVEFLRENARRNGVEDRVTAIHGDVHEIAPDYADWADRVVMNLPHSANEFLDSAVLVAGDDCVLHYYDIQHDEDPFGPGEEAIRAAAEPEYDVEVETRRVVRSYAPHELNVCLDVRLTR from the coding sequence ATGGAAGTGCCGTGCGTCCGCGTCGAGCGCGAGCGCGGCGAGGAGATCCGCCGGCGACTGGCGGACGCCGACCTCGTCAGCGACGAGTACGAGATCGAAGTCGAGGACGGCTGGCTGTACATCCCCGTCGAGGACGCCGGCGCCGTCCCCGACGACCTGTCGCTCGTCGACCGCGAGGCCGACGAGCGCGCCACCCGGGACACGCCCGCCGACCTACTGGGGTTCGAACCCACCTACGAGCGACTCGGCGACGTCGTCATCGTCGACGAGGACGACCCCGACCGCGCCCGCGAGATCGCCGACGCCGTGATGGCCTCGGACCTCCCGGTCCGGACGGTGGTGAACCGCGCCTCGAAGGTCAAGGGCGAACTCCGGGTGCGCGACTGGGAGGTGCTGGCGGGCGACGGAACCGACGTCGTCCACCGCGAGTACGGCAACGAGTTCGCGCTCGACCTCGCGGAGGTGTACTTCTCCCCGCGCCTCGCCACCGAGCGCCACCGCGTCGCCGAGCAGGTCGAGTCTGGCGAGCGCGCCTTCGACATGTTCGCTGGCGTCGGCCCGTTCGCGATTCCGTTCGCCGAGCGCGGCGCCGAGGTCGTCGGCGTCGACCTGAACGAGCGTGCCGTCGAATTCCTCCGGGAGAACGCCCGGCGCAACGGCGTCGAGGACCGCGTCACCGCGATTCACGGCGACGTCCATGAAATCGCCCCCGACTACGCCGACTGGGCCGACCGGGTGGTGATGAACCTCCCCCACAGCGCCAACGAGTTCCTCGATTCGGCCGTCCTGGTGGCCGGCGACGACTGCGTCCTCCACTACTACGACATCCAGCACGACGAGGACCCCTTCGGCCCGGGCGAGGAAGCGATTCGCGCCGCGGCCGAGCCGGAGTACGACGTCGAAGTGGAGACGCGCCGCGTCGTCCGGTCGTACGCGCCCCACGAACTCAACGTCTGTCTCGACGTGCGACTGACTCGCTAA
- a CDS encoding DUF7827 domain-containing protein yields MVRIHRSAVLVAILLVAATTPVAGASPDATFESERVVVTAGETANVTVELSDTDTATVTVGSEEVNYIATVLARDGNGDGTVTVRYNTTAAGHGGAFAAAGDADNVTVESESEFDADHLLAAGAYDLSVAPGTNASNATDAGTLVVEAPPETSTEPVTETSTPSPYVGHVDDIENGVVVAPARNQTITGTLNVSEGTEIVVTAKKSGEFLKTQATTVGKDGQFRASFDFDDVSTEDPEFTVEIRANDEEVAEINGVLQTPPTTSTTTEQALQDGTTGETTDAPQSGDIPGFGLSTGVLALAASGLLLFRRR; encoded by the coding sequence ATGGTACGAATACACCGCTCAGCGGTCCTCGTAGCGATTCTCCTCGTTGCAGCGACTACCCCGGTCGCTGGCGCCTCCCCGGACGCGACGTTCGAGTCCGAGCGAGTCGTCGTAACGGCCGGCGAAACGGCGAACGTCACCGTCGAACTCTCTGACACCGACACCGCGACCGTCACGGTCGGTTCCGAAGAGGTCAACTACATCGCGACTGTCCTCGCCCGAGACGGAAACGGCGACGGCACCGTCACGGTACGGTACAACACGACCGCCGCGGGACACGGCGGCGCGTTCGCCGCCGCCGGCGATGCGGACAACGTGACCGTCGAGAGCGAAAGCGAGTTCGACGCCGACCACCTGCTCGCGGCGGGGGCGTACGACCTCTCGGTCGCTCCGGGTACGAACGCGAGTAACGCGACCGACGCCGGAACGCTCGTCGTCGAAGCGCCGCCGGAGACGTCGACCGAACCCGTCACCGAAACGTCGACTCCGAGTCCGTACGTGGGGCACGTCGACGACATCGAGAACGGAGTCGTCGTGGCGCCCGCGCGGAACCAGACCATCACCGGCACGCTCAACGTGAGCGAGGGAACCGAGATCGTGGTCACTGCCAAGAAGAGCGGCGAGTTCCTGAAGACGCAGGCGACGACCGTGGGGAAGGACGGGCAGTTCCGCGCCTCGTTCGACTTCGACGACGTTTCGACCGAGGACCCCGAGTTTACCGTCGAAATTCGGGCGAACGACGAAGAAGTGGCCGAGATAAACGGAGTCCTCCAGACGCCGCCGACCACGTCTACGACGACCGAGCAGGCGTTGCAGGACGGGACGACCGGAGAGACGACGGACGCCCCTCAGAGCGGCGACATCCCCGGCTTCGGCCTGTCGACCGGCGTACTCGCACTCGCGGCGTCCGGACTGCTCCTGTTCCGGCGGCGCTGA
- a CDS encoding pyridoxal-phosphate-dependent aminotransferase family protein has translation MDDRDELLMTPGPTALPPDVREAAGRRISNPDVQAEFATFYDSLLEKLAAVYGTDDDDVAVLAGEGMLGLEASVASLLSEGDEVLCLANGLFGEGFADFVEMHGGDPTVHAVPPEETFDPEAVKSLVEDGEFAAATMVHCETPTGVLNELDEVLAILQDAGALTIVDAVSSLGGTPVPVDRIDVCLGASQKCFSSPPGLTTLSVSDRAWAAVEDTDQDTFYTSLEPWRNAAADAAESASAGEPLFLPYTHSVSNLYALEASLDRLLDEGLESVYDRHESVARRCRERGRELGLEPFADDEARSSPTVTAFEVDGRAGELRDRLEADHGVVLATGLGDRADDVLRVGHMGYNADPERVERTMDALEAALD, from the coding sequence ATGGACGACCGCGACGAACTGCTCATGACGCCCGGCCCGACCGCGCTTCCGCCCGACGTGCGCGAGGCGGCGGGTCGACGGATTTCGAACCCGGACGTGCAGGCCGAGTTCGCGACGTTCTACGACTCCCTGCTGGAGAAACTGGCCGCCGTCTACGGGACCGACGACGACGACGTGGCGGTGCTCGCCGGCGAGGGGATGCTCGGCCTCGAAGCCAGCGTCGCGTCGCTGCTCTCCGAGGGCGACGAGGTGCTCTGTCTGGCCAACGGCCTCTTCGGCGAGGGGTTCGCCGACTTCGTGGAGATGCACGGCGGCGACCCGACGGTCCACGCCGTCCCGCCCGAGGAGACGTTCGACCCCGAGGCGGTGAAGTCGCTGGTCGAGGACGGGGAGTTCGCCGCGGCGACGATGGTCCACTGCGAAACCCCGACCGGCGTGCTGAACGAGTTGGACGAGGTTCTGGCGATACTCCAGGACGCCGGCGCGCTCACCATCGTCGACGCCGTCTCCTCGCTGGGCGGGACGCCCGTCCCCGTCGACCGAATCGACGTCTGTCTCGGTGCCTCCCAGAAGTGTTTCAGTTCGCCGCCGGGACTCACCACGCTCTCGGTGAGCGACCGGGCGTGGGCGGCCGTCGAGGACACCGACCAGGACACCTTCTACACCAGCCTCGAACCCTGGCGGAACGCGGCCGCCGACGCTGCCGAGAGCGCGTCCGCGGGCGAACCGCTGTTCCTCCCGTACACCCACTCGGTATCGAACCTCTACGCGCTTGAGGCGTCGCTCGACCGACTGCTCGATGAGGGACTCGAGAGCGTCTACGACCGCCACGAGTCGGTCGCGCGGCGGTGCCGCGAACGCGGGCGCGAACTGGGTTTGGAACCGTTCGCCGACGACGAGGCGCGCTCCTCGCCGACGGTGACCGCCTTCGAGGTCGACGGCCGAGCGGGCGAGTTGCGCGACCGACTCGAAGCGGACCATGGCGTGGTGCTGGCGACCGGTCTGGGCGACCGGGCAGACGACGTGCTCCGCGTGGGTCACATGGGCTACAACGCCGACCCGGAACGCGTCGAGCGGACGATGGACGCGCTCGAAGCGGCGCTGGACTGA
- a CDS encoding AI-2E family transporter, whose product MNVRDAFFALLLGALAVLAALVVRPFLSYVLAAGLLAFVLHPAHRRIAPRIGERPAALGLTTLAVAAMTVPFALLTMSVLPDAAETAEEVTRRPILDRVERLFRSVGVQVELGDVNSLSRQFADLFVGNISELLGATVKVVLGLSLLVFVLYYLLVDGERFVRWVRDLTPLPPEVQDRLYDETYEVTWAVLKGHVFVGVAQGLLCGVGFFAVGLPDALFWTVATVLFAFVPVVGVAAVWVPAGVYLLAVGNVVGGAALIVYGATVVSWVDNYLRAYLVDLGAGLHPAVVLVGVVGGVYFVGALGLFVGPIVLAVFKATATVVDDYYGL is encoded by the coding sequence ATGAACGTCCGAGACGCCTTCTTCGCGCTGTTGCTGGGCGCGCTGGCCGTGCTCGCGGCGCTCGTCGTTCGGCCGTTTCTGAGTTACGTGCTCGCGGCGGGACTGCTGGCGTTCGTCCTCCACCCCGCCCACCGACGAATCGCCCCGCGAATCGGCGAGCGCCCTGCCGCGCTGGGACTCACGACGCTCGCGGTCGCGGCGATGACCGTTCCCTTCGCGCTCCTCACGATGAGCGTCCTGCCCGACGCCGCTGAAACCGCCGAGGAGGTGACCCGCCGTCCGATTCTCGACCGGGTCGAGCGACTGTTCCGGTCGGTCGGCGTCCAGGTGGAACTGGGCGACGTGAACTCGCTGTCCCGGCAGTTCGCCGACCTGTTCGTCGGCAACATCTCCGAACTCCTCGGCGCGACCGTGAAGGTGGTGCTGGGGCTGTCGCTGCTGGTGTTCGTGCTCTACTACCTGCTGGTCGACGGCGAGCGGTTCGTCCGGTGGGTCCGGGACCTCACTCCGCTTCCGCCGGAGGTCCAGGACCGGCTCTACGACGAGACGTACGAGGTGACGTGGGCGGTGCTGAAAGGCCACGTCTTCGTCGGTGTCGCCCAAGGACTGCTCTGCGGCGTGGGCTTCTTCGCGGTCGGACTGCCCGACGCGCTGTTCTGGACCGTCGCGACGGTGCTGTTCGCGTTCGTGCCCGTCGTCGGCGTGGCCGCCGTCTGGGTTCCCGCCGGAGTCTACCTCCTCGCGGTCGGGAACGTCGTCGGCGGCGCGGCCCTGATAGTCTACGGCGCGACGGTCGTCAGCTGGGTCGACAACTACCTCCGGGCGTACCTGGTCGACCTCGGCGCCGGCCTGCACCCCGCGGTCGTCCTCGTCGGGGTGGTCGGCGGCGTCTACTTCGTGGGCGCGCTCGGCCTGTTCGTCGGCCCCATCGTGCTGGCGGTGTTCAAGGCGACCGCGACAGTCGTCGACGACTACTACGGGCTTTGA
- a CDS encoding zinc-ribbon domain-containing protein gives MSDDANVSVDRTDREESGGDSEALRARVESLEETVETLTRRLSDLEGNVTWMARHQAAETGNGACPNCNTGGALTVERAPTGKKEVRCTNCDESLR, from the coding sequence ATGTCCGACGACGCAAACGTGTCCGTCGACCGCACCGACCGCGAGGAATCCGGCGGCGACTCCGAAGCGCTCCGAGCGCGCGTCGAGTCCCTCGAAGAGACCGTCGAGACGTTGACCCGGCGCCTCTCGGACCTCGAAGGGAACGTCACCTGGATGGCCCGCCACCAGGCCGCCGAAACCGGCAACGGCGCGTGCCCGAACTGCAACACCGGCGGCGCGCTCACCGTCGAACGCGCGCCGACCGGGAAGAAGGAAGTGCGGTGTACCAACTGCGACGAGTCGCTCCGGTAA